In Acidobacteriota bacterium, one genomic interval encodes:
- a CDS encoding biopolymer transporter ExbD translates to MSHAHKHHGAEKVVKGAELHASADMNVTPLIDVLLVLLIIFMAALPLTQKGVDINLPLETNQNPNDTPDLNQIVVEYNAGRQMAVNKQPVKMSELETRLRNIFEQRKDKTMFIVGDPSVRYGEIVEIIDAARGAGVEKVGIVTLGMRQAAAASAPSGL, encoded by the coding sequence ATGTCACACGCGCACAAGCACCACGGCGCCGAGAAGGTCGTCAAGGGCGCGGAACTGCACGCGTCGGCGGATATGAACGTCACGCCGCTGATCGACGTGCTCCTCGTGCTCCTGATCATCTTCATGGCGGCCCTTCCGTTGACCCAGAAGGGCGTGGACATCAACCTGCCGCTCGAGACGAACCAGAACCCGAACGACACGCCGGACCTCAACCAGATCGTCGTTGAGTACAACGCGGGCCGGCAGATGGCCGTCAACAAGCAGCCGGTCAAGATGTCGGAGCTCGAAACGCGGCTCCGGAACATCTTCGAGCAGCGCAAGGACAAGACGATGTTCATCGTCGGCGATCCGTCCGTGCGGTACGGCGAGATCGTCGAGATCATCGACGCGGCGAGGGGCGCCGGCGTGGAGAAGGTCGGGATCGTCACGCTCGGCATGCGCCAGGCGGCGGCCGCAAGCGCCCCGTCGGGACTGTAA
- a CDS encoding MotA/TolQ/ExbB proton channel family protein, protein MNLIEMWNQMGWVAKAIAVILAIMSMWSFGVAIERIYTFTQARKQSKLYAPQVAKHLKEGRLKDAIAVSSSKNFRYSHLAKVVLAGLQEYQFQQESGSTLSREDLVDTVRRAIQRAAALTANDLKKGVAALATIGATAPFVGLLGTVVGIITAFQGIAATGSGGIGAVSAGIAEALVETALGLLVAIPAVWFYNYLSGRIEYFNVEMDNSSSELVDYFIKKTA, encoded by the coding sequence ATGAACCTGATCGAAATGTGGAACCAGATGGGTTGGGTCGCGAAGGCCATCGCGGTCATCCTGGCCATCATGTCCATGTGGTCTTTCGGCGTCGCGATCGAGCGCATCTACACGTTCACCCAGGCGCGGAAGCAGTCGAAGCTGTACGCGCCGCAGGTCGCCAAGCACCTCAAGGAAGGGCGCCTGAAGGATGCGATCGCCGTGTCGTCCTCGAAGAACTTCCGGTACAGCCACCTCGCGAAGGTCGTGCTCGCCGGCCTGCAGGAATACCAGTTCCAGCAGGAGAGCGGCTCGACGCTGAGCCGTGAAGACCTCGTCGACACCGTCCGGCGCGCGATCCAGCGCGCGGCGGCGCTGACGGCCAACGACCTGAAGAAAGGGGTCGCGGCGCTCGCGACCATCGGCGCGACCGCGCCGTTCGTCGGGCTGCTCGGCACGGTGGTCGGCATCATCACCGCGTTCCAGGGCATCGCGGCCACAGGCTCGGGTGGTATCGGCGCGGTGTCGGCCGGTATCGCGGAAGCGCTCGTCGAAACGGCGCTCGGGCTGCTCGTCGCCATCCCGGCGGTGTGGTTCTACAACTACCTGTCGGGGCGCATCGAGTACTTCAACGTCGAGATGGACAACTCGTCGTCCGAGCTGGTCGACTACTTCATCAAGAAGACCGCGTAA
- a CDS encoding tetratricopeptide repeat protein produces the protein MRKSMRGLLAMAMVAALALSVTACGKFNELKAKKNFKDANALYQQGEFRRAATEYETALQQDPNLVTAYFYLGNSYDNLYKATRKGEPENDKLLENAIKNYRIAAEREENPKMKRLALQYLVAAYGPDKLNDPEQAEPIVRRMIEMDPKEVENYSALARIYEDAGRYDEAAQVLEQAKQARPNDPTVYMTIAGFYNRQGEFDKTMEALQQRAQIEPNNPEAHYTIATYYWDNAFRNFRLTDAEKKDNIEKGIEASTRAIELNPNYMEALTYKNLLLRLKGNLEQDPAKRAALYKEADTLRNKAIELQKKKTAGVGD, from the coding sequence ATGCGAAAGTCCATGCGGGGCCTGCTGGCCATGGCGATGGTCGCGGCGCTGGCCCTGTCCGTCACGGCTTGCGGCAAGTTCAACGAACTCAAGGCCAAGAAGAACTTCAAGGACGCGAACGCCCTGTACCAGCAGGGGGAGTTCCGCCGCGCCGCCACGGAGTACGAAACGGCGCTCCAGCAGGATCCAAACCTGGTGACCGCCTACTTCTATCTGGGTAACAGCTATGACAATTTGTACAAGGCCACCCGCAAGGGTGAGCCCGAGAACGACAAGTTGCTCGAGAACGCGATCAAGAACTACAGGATTGCCGCTGAACGGGAAGAAAACCCGAAGATGAAGCGGCTTGCGCTGCAGTACCTGGTCGCCGCGTACGGGCCCGACAAGCTGAACGACCCGGAGCAGGCCGAGCCCATCGTCAGGCGGATGATCGAGATGGATCCGAAGGAAGTCGAGAACTACTCGGCGCTCGCGCGCATCTACGAGGATGCAGGCCGCTATGACGAGGCCGCGCAGGTGCTCGAGCAGGCCAAGCAGGCCCGCCCGAACGACCCCACCGTGTACATGACAATCGCCGGCTTCTACAACCGGCAGGGTGAGTTCGACAAGACGATGGAAGCGCTCCAGCAGCGCGCCCAGATCGAGCCGAACAACCCCGAGGCGCATTACACCATCGCGACGTATTACTGGGACAACGCCTTCCGGAACTTCCGGCTGACCGACGCCGAGAAGAAAGACAACATCGAGAAGGGGATCGAGGCGTCGACCCGGGCGATCGAGCTCAATCCCAACTACATGGAGGCACTGACCTACAAGAACCTCCTGCTCCGGCTCAAGGGCAACCTGGAACAGGATCCCGCCAAGCGCGCCGCGCTCTACAAGGAGGCGGATACGCTGCGGAACAAGGCCATCGAACTCCAGAAGAAGAAGACCGCGGGAGTGGGCGACTAA
- the secF gene encoding protein translocase subunit SecF, translating to MRIFTNAHYNFLRWRWHALALSAVVVLGGLALMVSRGGVPLGVDFSGGTVLVYKFDRPISEDAVRSAISGLPGEEIIQSYGQPGENEILIRLPEMVAEEGASLEQGSRAVEDALVRADIGKPELLSREIVGPVVGRDLQRKGIYATLASILGITAYIAFRFRFSFAIGAIAATLHDILVTLACLSFAGYELSLNVVAALLTITGYSVNDTIVVFDRVRENLRGMRRDALDQVVNLSVNQTLGRTIITAGTTFAAVLALFLFGGEVLHAFAFTMLVGIVSGTYSTIFIASAIAIILSKRRARARAPAAPAGDKGDKGDRKDRKARAS from the coding sequence ATGCGAATCTTCACGAACGCGCACTACAACTTTCTCCGCTGGCGCTGGCACGCGCTCGCGCTCTCGGCGGTCGTCGTCCTCGGCGGACTCGCCCTGATGGTGTCGCGCGGCGGTGTGCCCCTCGGCGTGGACTTCTCGGGCGGCACGGTCCTCGTCTATAAGTTCGACCGGCCGATCTCCGAAGACGCCGTGCGCAGCGCGATCAGCGGGCTGCCCGGCGAGGAGATCATCCAGTCGTACGGCCAGCCCGGCGAGAACGAGATCCTGATCCGCCTGCCCGAGATGGTGGCGGAGGAGGGGGCGAGCCTCGAGCAGGGCTCTCGCGCCGTCGAGGACGCGCTCGTCCGCGCCGACATCGGCAAGCCCGAGCTCCTCAGCCGCGAGATCGTCGGGCCGGTCGTCGGCCGCGACCTGCAGCGCAAGGGAATCTACGCCACCCTCGCCTCGATCCTCGGGATCACGGCGTACATCGCGTTCCGGTTCCGCTTCAGCTTCGCGATCGGCGCGATTGCCGCCACGCTCCACGACATCCTCGTCACGCTCGCCTGCCTGTCGTTTGCCGGCTACGAGCTGTCGCTGAACGTCGTCGCGGCGCTGCTGACGATCACCGGGTACTCGGTGAACGACACGATCGTCGTCTTCGACCGGGTGCGCGAGAACCTGCGCGGCATGCGGCGCGATGCGCTGGACCAGGTCGTCAACCTCAGCGTGAACCAGACGCTGGGGCGGACGATCATCACCGCCGGGACGACCTTCGCGGCGGTGCTGGCGCTGTTCTTGTTTGGCGGCGAGGTGCTGCACGCCTTCGCCTTCACGATGCTCGTGGGGATCGTCAGCGGCACGTACTCGACGATCTTCATCGCCTCGGCGATCGCCATCATCCTGAGCAAGCGGCGCGCGCGGGCGCGCGCGCCGGCCGCGCCGGCGGGCGACAAGGGCGACAAGGGCGACAGGAAAGACCGCAAGGCGCGCGCGTCGTAG
- a CDS encoding RidA family protein: MRQAVSTEHAPKAIGPYSQAVRAGNMLFVSGQIPIDPATGALIQGDIASQTRRVLDNLAAILKAAGGSLDHVVRTTVFLADMGDFAAMNDVYAGYFSNPAPARATVQAARLPKDARIEIDVIAIL; encoded by the coding sequence ATGCGCCAGGCGGTCTCGACCGAACACGCCCCCAAAGCCATCGGCCCCTATTCGCAGGCGGTGCGCGCCGGCAACATGCTTTTCGTGTCGGGGCAGATCCCGATCGATCCGGCGACCGGCGCGCTGATCCAGGGAGACATCGCGTCGCAGACGCGGCGCGTGCTCGACAACCTCGCCGCGATCCTCAAGGCGGCCGGCGGCTCGCTCGACCACGTCGTGCGCACGACCGTGTTCCTCGCCGACATGGGGGATTTCGCCGCGATGAACGACGTCTATGCGGGCTACTTCTCCAACCCGGCGCCGGCGCGTGCCACCGTGCAGGCGGCACGCCTCCCGAAGGACGCGCGAATCGAGATCGACGTGATCGCCATCCTGTAG
- a CDS encoding bifunctional (p)ppGpp synthetase/guanosine-3',5'-bis(diphosphate) 3'-pyrophosphohydrolase, whose protein sequence is MIRFEDLVEKVRSASPDADIELLRRAYVFSAFEHKGQVRHSGEPYLVHPLEVADILADMRLDVVTIAAGLLHDVVEDTLTTIERIRELFGEEVAHLVEGVTKLGAIPFSSSEERQAENFRKMLLAMVDDVRVILVKLADRLHNMRTLHFLPEERRLKIAQETRDIYSPIANRLGMAKVKNELEELAFRSLEPKAYEALRSQVEARRKATEGMIEDLKRTIAAKLEEAQVPIIEIDGRIKRLFSIHQKLRRQKIDLDQVYDFVALRILTHSVKDCYAALGIIHQTWSPVPGRIKDFIAMPRPNGYQSLHTSVISERGFPFEVQIRTADMHRIADEGIAAHWKYKEGRVGADRDEQYFIWLRQLLEWQQEVRDPQEFIQNLKIELYPEEVYIFTPKGEVKALPRGATPVDFAYGVHTDVGHQCVGARVNGKMVPLRTRLKNGDIVEIVTTAGHKPSRDWLNFVATSRARSKIKHFIHGEEKARAIELGRKLFEKEARRFDVNLKDLLAPETIAKAASDYGVTKADELLAAIGYGKLEPRAVLTKLAPQGGLKEKAPDTALTSVVKRVLGTGEEKIKVRGFDDLLVFRAKCCNPIRGESIVGYITRGKGVSVHSATCRNVVNLLFDPERRIDVEWDKGGDAAPYVVRLAIQVEDRKGILADVSSKVSGINTNIRNVEATSNGERLGRINMTVEISDLKHLQKVVKSLKSVEGVLDVERERARR, encoded by the coding sequence ATGATCAGGTTCGAAGATCTCGTCGAAAAAGTCCGGTCGGCCAGCCCGGATGCCGATATCGAGTTGCTGCGGCGGGCCTATGTCTTTTCCGCCTTCGAGCACAAGGGACAGGTCCGCCACTCCGGGGAGCCGTACCTGGTGCATCCACTCGAGGTGGCGGACATCCTGGCCGACATGCGGCTGGACGTGGTGACCATCGCGGCCGGCCTCCTCCACGACGTGGTGGAAGACACGCTGACCACCATCGAGCGGATCCGGGAGCTGTTCGGCGAGGAGGTGGCCCACCTGGTCGAGGGGGTCACCAAGCTGGGCGCGATTCCGTTCAGCTCCAGCGAGGAGCGCCAGGCGGAGAACTTCCGCAAGATGCTGCTCGCCATGGTTGACGATGTGCGCGTCATACTCGTCAAGCTGGCCGACCGGCTCCACAACATGCGCACGCTGCACTTCCTGCCCGAGGAGCGGCGCCTGAAGATTGCCCAGGAGACGCGCGACATCTACTCCCCGATCGCCAACCGGCTGGGGATGGCCAAGGTCAAGAACGAGCTGGAGGAACTGGCGTTCCGCTCTCTCGAGCCGAAGGCGTACGAGGCGCTGCGTTCGCAGGTCGAGGCGCGCCGGAAGGCCACCGAGGGGATGATCGAGGACCTGAAGCGGACGATCGCGGCCAAGCTCGAGGAAGCGCAGGTGCCGATCATCGAGATCGACGGGCGGATCAAGCGCCTGTTCAGCATCCACCAGAAGCTGCGGCGCCAGAAGATCGATCTCGACCAGGTGTACGACTTCGTCGCGCTGCGCATCCTGACCCACTCGGTGAAGGACTGTTACGCCGCGCTCGGGATCATCCACCAGACCTGGTCGCCGGTCCCGGGGCGCATCAAGGACTTCATCGCGATGCCGCGGCCCAACGGGTACCAGTCGCTCCACACGTCGGTGATCAGCGAGCGGGGGTTCCCCTTCGAGGTGCAGATTCGCACCGCGGACATGCACCGCATCGCGGACGAGGGGATCGCGGCGCACTGGAAGTACAAGGAGGGGCGCGTCGGCGCCGACCGCGACGAGCAGTACTTCATCTGGCTGCGCCAGCTCCTCGAGTGGCAGCAGGAGGTGCGCGATCCGCAGGAGTTCATCCAGAACCTCAAGATCGAGCTGTACCCCGAGGAGGTCTACATCTTCACGCCGAAGGGGGAGGTGAAGGCGCTGCCGCGCGGCGCCACGCCGGTCGACTTCGCCTACGGCGTGCACACCGACGTCGGACACCAGTGCGTCGGCGCGCGCGTGAACGGCAAGATGGTGCCGCTCCGCACGCGCCTCAAGAACGGGGACATCGTCGAGATCGTGACGACCGCGGGGCACAAGCCGAGCCGCGACTGGCTGAACTTCGTCGCGACCTCGCGCGCGCGCAGCAAGATCAAGCACTTCATCCACGGCGAGGAGAAGGCGCGCGCGATCGAGCTCGGGCGGAAGCTGTTCGAGAAGGAAGCGCGCCGCTTCGACGTCAACCTGAAGGATCTGCTCGCACCCGAGACGATCGCGAAAGCGGCCTCCGACTACGGCGTCACGAAGGCGGACGAACTGCTGGCGGCCATCGGCTACGGGAAGCTCGAGCCGCGCGCCGTCCTGACGAAGCTCGCACCGCAGGGCGGGCTCAAGGAGAAGGCGCCGGACACCGCGCTCACGTCGGTCGTCAAGCGCGTCCTGGGCACGGGAGAGGAGAAGATCAAGGTGCGCGGGTTCGACGACCTGCTCGTCTTCCGTGCCAAGTGCTGCAACCCGATCCGCGGGGAGAGCATCGTGGGCTACATCACGCGCGGCAAGGGCGTGTCCGTGCATTCCGCCACGTGCCGCAACGTGGTCAACCTGCTGTTCGATCCGGAGCGGCGAATTGACGTCGAGTGGGACAAGGGCGGGGACGCGGCGCCTTACGTCGTCCGCCTGGCGATCCAGGTCGAGGACCGCAAAGGGATCCTCGCCGACGTCAGCTCGAAAGTATCGGGCATCAACACCAACATCCGGAACGTCGAGGCCACGAGCAACGGCGAGCGGCTGGGGCGCATCAACATGACGGTGGAGATCAGCGACCTGAAACACCTGCAGAAGGTGGTGAAGTCGCTCAAGAGCGTGGAGGGCGTGCTCGACGTGGAACGGGAGCGGGCACGGCGGTGA
- a CDS encoding sodium-translocating pyrophosphatase encodes MPAIAVAQPSTPHPTPESSAVPAQGPQHRGGEANLVLPDLSPVTFGGIGARTLLLAGLGVCLLGLGFGYVMFTQLRGLPVHQSMREISELIYETCKTYLITQGRFILLLELFIGAVMFFYFYFLAHFALVKVVIILIFSLIGIGGSYGVAWFGIRINTYANSRTAFAGMRGRPFPIYDIPLKAGMSIGMLLISVELFMMLCILLFIPGDYAGPCFIGFAIGESLGAAALRIAGGIFTKIADIGSDLMKIVFNIKEDDARNPGVIADCTGDNAGDSVGPTADGFETYGVTGVALISFILLAVKDPLVQVQLLVWIFMMRVMMIVASGLSYVINNAIARARYGEARAMNFEAPLTSLVWITSVVSVVLTFIVSRWLIADLGDGSLWWKLSVVITCGTLAGAIIPELVKVFTSTESGHVREVVASAREGGASLTILSGFVAGNFSAYWLGVSIVALMAIAYGVSLMGLEALMIAPAVFAFGLVAFGFLGMGPVTIAVDSYGPVTDNAQSVFELSVIETLPGIKQEIKRDYGFDVDFERAKHLLEENDGAGNTFKATAKPVLIGTAVVGATTMIFSIIVVLTEGLQPELVRNLSILHAPFLLGLVTGGAMIYWFTGASTQAVTTGAYRAVEFIKRNIRLDRPERASVADSKKVVEICTQYAQKGMFNIFLAIFFGTLGFAFLEPYFFIGYLISIALFGLFQAIFMANAGGAWDNAKKIVEVELKEKGTPLHAATVVGDTVGDPFKDTSSVAMNPVIKFTTLFGLLAVELGVQLSRDVGVGLGYGLSALFLLISMTFVYRSFYSMRIKA; translated from the coding sequence ATGCCGGCGATTGCGGTGGCGCAACCATCGACTCCGCATCCGACCCCGGAGTCATCCGCCGTGCCGGCGCAGGGGCCGCAGCACCGCGGCGGTGAGGCCAACCTCGTGCTGCCGGATCTGTCGCCGGTCACCTTCGGCGGCATCGGGGCCCGGACGCTGCTCCTGGCCGGGCTCGGCGTGTGCCTGCTCGGCCTGGGCTTCGGGTACGTGATGTTCACGCAGCTGCGCGGCCTGCCGGTCCACCAGTCGATGCGGGAGATCTCGGAACTGATCTACGAGACCTGCAAGACCTACCTGATCACACAGGGGCGTTTCATCCTCCTGCTCGAGCTGTTCATCGGCGCCGTCATGTTCTTTTATTTCTATTTCCTGGCGCATTTCGCGCTGGTGAAAGTGGTGATCATCCTGATCTTCAGCCTGATCGGGATCGGCGGCAGCTACGGCGTGGCGTGGTTCGGCATCCGCATCAACACCTACGCGAACTCGCGGACGGCGTTCGCGGGGATGCGCGGCAGGCCGTTCCCCATCTACGACATCCCGCTCAAGGCGGGCATGAGCATCGGGATGCTCCTCATCAGCGTCGAGCTGTTCATGATGCTCTGCATCCTGCTGTTCATTCCGGGCGACTACGCCGGACCGTGCTTCATCGGGTTTGCCATCGGCGAGTCGCTGGGCGCGGCGGCGCTCCGAATCGCCGGCGGCATCTTCACGAAGATCGCGGACATCGGGTCCGACCTCATGAAGATCGTCTTCAACATCAAGGAAGACGACGCGCGGAATCCGGGCGTGATCGCCGACTGCACCGGGGACAACGCCGGCGACTCGGTGGGCCCGACGGCGGACGGCTTCGAGACGTACGGCGTCACCGGCGTCGCCTTGATCTCCTTCATCCTGCTCGCGGTGAAGGACCCGCTCGTGCAGGTCCAGCTGCTCGTGTGGATCTTCATGATGCGCGTCATGATGATCGTCGCCAGCGGGCTGTCCTACGTGATCAACAACGCGATAGCCCGCGCCCGCTACGGCGAGGCGCGCGCGATGAACTTCGAGGCGCCGCTCACCTCGCTGGTGTGGATCACGTCGGTCGTGTCGGTCGTCCTCACCTTCATCGTGTCGCGCTGGCTGATTGCCGACCTCGGCGACGGGTCCCTGTGGTGGAAGCTGTCGGTCGTGATCACGTGCGGCACGCTCGCCGGCGCGATCATCCCCGAGCTGGTGAAGGTCTTCACGTCGACCGAATCGGGCCACGTCAGGGAAGTGGTGGCGTCGGCGCGGGAGGGGGGGGCGTCGCTCACCATCCTGTCCGGCTTCGTGGCGGGCAATTTCAGCGCGTACTGGCTCGGCGTCAGCATCGTCGCGCTGATGGCGATCGCCTACGGCGTCAGCCTCATGGGGCTCGAGGCGCTGATGATCGCGCCGGCGGTGTTCGCGTTCGGCCTCGTGGCGTTCGGCTTCCTCGGGATGGGGCCGGTGACGATTGCCGTGGACTCGTACGGGCCGGTCACCGACAACGCGCAGTCCGTCTTCGAGCTGTCGGTCATCGAGACGCTTCCCGGCATCAAGCAGGAGATCAAGCGGGACTACGGCTTCGACGTCGACTTCGAGCGCGCGAAGCACCTGCTCGAGGAGAACGACGGCGCGGGCAACACCTTCAAGGCCACCGCCAAGCCGGTGCTGATCGGCACCGCCGTCGTGGGCGCCACGACGATGATTTTCTCGATCATCGTCGTGCTGACCGAGGGGCTGCAGCCGGAGCTGGTCCGGAACCTGTCGATCCTCCACGCGCCGTTCCTGCTGGGGCTGGTGACCGGCGGCGCGATGATTTACTGGTTCACCGGCGCGTCCACCCAGGCGGTGACCACGGGCGCGTACCGCGCCGTGGAGTTCATCAAGCGCAACATCCGCCTGGACCGGCCGGAGCGGGCATCGGTGGCCGACAGCAAGAAGGTCGTCGAGATCTGCACGCAGTACGCGCAGAAGGGGATGTTCAACATCTTCCTGGCGATCTTCTTCGGCACGCTCGGGTTCGCGTTCCTCGAGCCCTACTTTTTCATCGGCTACCTGATTTCCATCGCGCTCTTCGGCCTCTTCCAGGCGATCTTCATGGCGAACGCCGGCGGCGCGTGGGACAACGCCAAGAAGATCGTCGAAGTGGAGCTGAAAGAAAAAGGCACGCCGCTCCACGCGGCGACGGTCGTGGGCGACACCGTCGGGGATCCCTTCAAGGACACGTCGTCGGTCGCGATGAATCCTGTCATAAAGTTCACGACGCTGTTCGGGCTGCTGGCCGTGGAGCTGGGGGTGCAGCTGTCCAGGGACGTGGGGGTGGGGCTCGGCTATGGGCTTTCGGCCCTGTTCCTGCTGATCTCGATGACGTTCGTGTACCGGTCGTTTTACAGTATGCGGATCAAGGCGTAA
- a CDS encoding biopolymer transporter ExbD: MAMDVGGAKGGLKADINVTPLVDVMLVLLIIMMLVAPMLQKGVDVKLPQAANTSDKPDTQEQTVLHVTADSRFFVNGVPVDRRDFADRVANVLEDTKERVVLIKGDEDAPYSAIMEAMDDLRKANIENVGLITERKLRPGETGGK; encoded by the coding sequence ATGGCAATGGATGTTGGCGGCGCCAAAGGCGGCCTCAAGGCCGACATCAACGTCACGCCGCTCGTCGACGTCATGCTGGTGCTGCTCATCATCATGATGCTGGTCGCGCCGATGCTGCAGAAGGGCGTCGACGTCAAGCTGCCGCAGGCGGCGAACACGAGCGACAAGCCGGACACGCAGGAGCAGACCGTCCTGCACGTCACGGCGGACAGCCGGTTCTTCGTGAACGGCGTGCCGGTGGATCGCCGCGACTTCGCGGACCGCGTGGCCAACGTGCTCGAGGATACGAAGGAGCGGGTCGTCCTCATCAAGGGGGACGAGGACGCGCCGTACAGCGCCATCATGGAGGCCATGGACGACCTCCGGAAGGCGAACATCGAGAACGTCGGCCTCATCACCGAGCGCAAGCTGCGGCCCGGTGAGACGGGAGGCAAGTAA
- a CDS encoding undecaprenyl-diphosphate phosphatase, translating to MGLVDLLTAALLGVLQGLTEFLPISSTAHLLVAANLLGYEDPGGAFTVMIQLGSILAVMWLYRAKLRALVAGLPEEAGARRFAMAILAAFVPSLVAGALLADYVKTVLYHSTAVIAAAFIAGGIVMLLVERFRSPAAVAEADQTPVARALGVGAFQVLALVPGVSRSGATIVGGLLMRLDRRAAAEFSFFLAMPTMVAAFVHDLVAFRGHFAFDRAAEIVVGFVAAFVAAALVVRPFLAFVGRAGFAPFAWYRIVAGVALLGALAVGLL from the coding sequence GTGGGCCTGGTGGATCTGCTCACCGCGGCGCTGCTCGGCGTCCTGCAGGGGCTCACCGAGTTCCTGCCGATCTCGTCCACCGCGCATCTCCTTGTGGCGGCGAACCTGCTCGGCTACGAGGACCCGGGCGGCGCGTTCACCGTCATGATCCAGCTGGGATCGATCCTGGCGGTCATGTGGCTGTACCGCGCGAAGCTGCGCGCGCTGGTGGCAGGACTGCCGGAGGAGGCCGGCGCGCGCCGGTTCGCGATGGCGATCCTGGCGGCGTTCGTGCCGTCGCTCGTCGCGGGCGCGCTGCTGGCGGACTACGTCAAGACGGTCCTCTATCACAGCACGGCGGTGATCGCGGCCGCGTTCATCGCGGGCGGCATCGTCATGCTGCTGGTGGAGCGGTTCCGATCGCCGGCTGCCGTGGCGGAAGCGGACCAGACGCCGGTTGCGCGCGCGCTCGGCGTGGGCGCGTTTCAGGTGCTGGCGCTCGTCCCCGGCGTGTCGCGCTCGGGCGCGACGATCGTCGGCGGCCTGCTGATGCGGCTCGACCGCCGCGCCGCCGCGGAGTTCTCGTTTTTTCTCGCGATGCCCACGATGGTGGCGGCGTTCGTGCACGACCTGGTCGCCTTCCGCGGGCACTTCGCGTTCGACCGCGCGGCGGAGATCGTCGTGGGGTTCGTCGCGGCGTTCGTCGCCGCGGCCCTCGTCGTGCGGCCGTTCCTGGCCTTCGTCGGGCGGGCGGGCTTTGCCCCCTTCGCCTGGTATCGCATCGTGGCGGGCGTGGCGCTGCTTGGCGCGCTCGCCGTGGGACTGCTGTGA
- a CDS encoding DUF502 domain-containing protein: MIQWLRRSFITGFFVTVPLVVSVAALVWLFRQADGFLGPLYAKWLGREVPGLGVVTIVLGVLLIGAFAGNVIGRRLVQRAEYYLLRVPVFRTIYAPVKQLVVAFSPDNEYGFKRVVLLEDSARGFVLGFLTREFTIDRGQGPERLIAVYVPTNHLYLGDVLICPRDKVFYPDITVEQGIRIFLTGGMALAARLRVRRGEDLGI, translated from the coding sequence GTGATCCAGTGGCTGCGCCGCAGCTTCATCACCGGCTTCTTCGTGACGGTGCCGCTCGTCGTCAGCGTCGCGGCGCTCGTCTGGCTGTTCCGCCAGGCCGACGGGTTTCTCGGACCGCTCTACGCGAAATGGCTCGGCCGCGAGGTGCCGGGGCTGGGCGTCGTGACGATTGTCCTGGGCGTGCTGCTGATCGGCGCCTTCGCGGGCAACGTGATCGGCAGGCGGTTGGTGCAGCGCGCGGAGTACTATCTGCTGCGCGTGCCGGTGTTCCGCACGATTTACGCGCCAGTCAAGCAGCTGGTCGTCGCCTTTTCGCCTGATAACGAGTACGGGTTCAAGCGGGTGGTGCTGCTGGAGGACAGCGCGCGCGGGTTCGTGCTCGGCTTCCTGACGCGCGAGTTCACCATCGATCGCGGGCAGGGGCCCGAGCGGCTCATCGCGGTCTACGTCCCCACCAACCATCTGTATCTCGGCGACGTCCTGATCTGCCCGCGCGACAAGGTGTTCTATCCCGACATCACCGTCGAGCAGGGGATCCGGATTTTCCTGACCGGCGGCATGGCGCTCGCCGCGCGGCTGCGGGTGCGACGCGGTGAGGATCTGGGGATATGA
- a CDS encoding TonB family protein, producing the protein MPREMFGDVTDPSVRVGSKQWYVVPLSIAAHVLILGALIIIPLMAADVLPTPPAMMAFVAAPPPPPPPPPPPPAPTPAAPKVQPVQANPAAAPIEAPSEIKPESAVAATAAEGVAGGVEGGVPGGVVGGVVGGLPEAPPPPPPPQAPVRVGGNIRAPQKRKHVNPAYPPIAQSARVQGVVIIEATIGPDGKVKDAKVLRSIPLLDQAALDAVRQWEFTPTLLNGVPVPVIMTVTVNFTLQ; encoded by the coding sequence GTGCCGCGTGAAATGTTCGGCGATGTGACCGATCCATCCGTCAGGGTTGGATCGAAGCAGTGGTACGTTGTCCCGCTCTCCATTGCCGCTCACGTTCTTATTCTTGGTGCTCTCATCATCATTCCGCTGATGGCGGCTGACGTGCTGCCGACACCGCCGGCAATGATGGCGTTCGTGGCGGCTCCCCCACCCCCGCCGCCACCCCCACCCCCGCCGCCAGCGCCCACGCCTGCTGCGCCGAAGGTGCAGCCGGTGCAGGCCAATCCCGCCGCGGCGCCGATCGAGGCGCCGAGCGAGATCAAGCCTGAAAGCGCGGTGGCGGCCACCGCAGCCGAAGGGGTCGCGGGCGGCGTCGAAGGCGGCGTCCCTGGCGGCGTGGTCGGCGGCGTCGTTGGCGGATTGCCGGAGGCGCCGCCTCCCCCCCCGCCGCCCCAGGCGCCGGTGCGCGTCGGCGGCAACATCCGCGCGCCGCAGAAGCGCAAGCACGTCAACCCGGCGTATCCGCCCATCGCGCAGTCGGCGCGCGTGCAGGGGGTGGTCATCATCGAGGCGACGATCGGACCGGATGGCAAGGTGAAGGACGCGAAGGTGCTCCGCTCGATCCCGCTGCTCGACCAGGCGGCGCTCGACGCGGTGAGGCAGTGGGAGTTCACGCCGACGCTGCTCAACGGCGTGCCGGTGCCGGTCATCATGACGGTCACCGTCAACTTCACGCTGCAGTAG